A single region of the Dunckerocampus dactyliophorus isolate RoL2022-P2 chromosome 3, RoL_Ddac_1.1, whole genome shotgun sequence genome encodes:
- the LOC129178289 gene encoding gastrula zinc finger protein XlCGF8.2DB-like: MEDIVGIRHAESSSKLPNEQQEWTTRVEQEEPQTPHVKEEEEEPQSPYIKEEEEDHSISQEAEHREGLEKFSVIPVIVKSEHDEDKGESSSSAQHMTTEADEDHSGGSHADNLLAPLSDSDDTTSHSPDTDDEDSKADMTCHTDNTHFKCSQCDKTFGHKKNLKRHMRYHTGEKPFICSFCGQGFYEKAHLITHTRIHTGEKPFSCSVCNRIFCDRSAWVVHQRTHTGEKPFACSICGKRFPRRENLRTHTRTHTGEKPFSCLVCRTSFTVRSTLVQHMRTHTGEKPFVCTVCGARFSQKTHLKNHIRTHTGEKPFTCSVCDQSFSVKASLMSHMRTHTGQT; the protein is encoded by the coding sequence ATGGAAGACATTGTTGGGATCAGACATGCAGAAAGTTCCAGTAAACTTCCCaatgagcagcaggagtggacCACCAGGGTGGAGCAGGAAGAGCCACAAACCccccacgttaaagaggaagaggaggagccacagtcCCCTTACataaaagaggaagaggaggatcacagcatcagtcaggaggcAGAGCATCGCGAAGGACTGGAGAAGTTTTCAGTGATTCCTGTCATTGTCAAGAGTGAacatgatgaagacaaaggtgaaagcAGCAGCTCggctcaacacatgacaacagaagctgatgaaGATCACTCTGGAGGATCTCatgcagacaacctcttagctccactatcagatagtgacgacacgacgtcacactctcctgacactgatgatgaagactctaaagctgatatgacatgtcacactgacaacacacactttaaatgttcTCAGTGTGACAAAACCTTTGGCCATAAAAAGAACCTGAAAAGGCACATGAGATATCACACAGGGGAGAAACCGTTCATCTGCTCATTCTGTGGTCAGGGATTCTATGAGAAGGCACATTTAATAACACACACAAggatacacactggagagaaacctttttcctgctcgGTCTGCAACAGAATTTTTTGTGACCGTTCCGCATGGGTCGTTCAccagagaacacacacaggagagaaaccttttgcctGTTCAATCTGCGGTAAAAGATTCCCTCGCAGGGAAAACCtgagaacacacacaagaacacacactggagaaaaacctttcagctgCTTGGTCTGCAGAACGAGTTTTACTGTTCGTTCGACATTGGTccaacacatgagaacgcacactggtgagaaaccttttgTCTGCACAGTGTGCGGTGCAAGATTTTCTCAAAAGAcgcatttaaaaaatcacattagaacgcacactggggagaaacctttTACCTGCTCAGTCTGTGATCAAAGTTTCTCTGTTAAAGCAAGTTTGATGtcgcacatgagaacacacactggacagACATGA